In Rhizoctonia solani chromosome 7, complete sequence, one DNA window encodes the following:
- a CDS encoding heat shock proteins (HSP9 and HSP12) family protein: MSEAGRQSFTDKAGAALSLTPRRPPLSKSPNETKSDSQKLGDTLSGNSNENKDSLFQQAKNAVGLGETKH; this comes from the exons ATGTCTGAAGCTGGACGTCAATCCTTCACCGACAAGGCCGGTGCTGCGCTAAGCCTGACTCCCAGAAGACCAC CACTGAGCAAATCG CCCAACGAGACTAAGTCCGACTCCCAGAAGTTGGGCGACACCCTCTCTGGCAACTC CAACGAGAACAAGGACTCGCTCTTCCAGCAGGCCAAGAACGCTGTGGGCCTCGGCGAGACCAAGCACTAA